A window of the Vanessa cardui chromosome 27, ilVanCard2.1, whole genome shotgun sequence genome harbors these coding sequences:
- the LOC124540981 gene encoding barH-like 1 homeobox protein, which translates to MDTNETNEDSKNNKTENKLAFSIDNLLADKFVENDKVVNENASTSDPDYFSAYNKERVNVDSDDDKDSSDSEQLDVESSTADPQEFAESKSSEYQSASCSRGKRARTAFSAQQIKSLEAEFEKNRYLSVAARGRLARQLRLTETQIKIWFQNRRTKWKRKYTNDVEILAQQYYNSLGIISPRPMFVGDRLWIFNYPNRLQPTQQQQWAKSLNTIANVQQNPIIDRTMFRNIPKPDMPFLLPPQYPNDRVFLNMERNVSLTGNVKVPAQNRLVSVPREVYSNMATAQRSLDMYKNNILNHSPNQDSSVDHLRRLEENFSI; encoded by the exons ATGGATACCAATGAGACGAATGAGGattcgaaaaataataaaacagaaaataagCTAGCCTTTTCAATAGATAATTTGTTAGCTGATAAATTTGTTGAGAACGATAAGGTTGTAAATGAAAACGCGTCGACTTCAGATCCTGATTATTTCAGTGCTTACAATAAAGAACGAGTTAATGTTGATTCGGATGATGATAAGGACAGCAGTGATTCAGAACAGCTGGACGTTGAGAGTTCAACAGCTGATCCTCAGGAGTTCGCTGAGAGTAAATCCTCTGAATATCAATCAG cTTCTTGTTCTCGGGGTAAACGAGCTCGGACAGCATTCAGTGCACAGCAGATCAAGAGTCTGGAAGCTGAGTTTGAGAAGAATCGATACTTGTCTGTCGCCGCAAGAGGGCGCTTAGCTCGGCAGCTGAGATTAACAGAAACACAG attaaaatttgGTTTCAAAACCGTCGAACAAAATGGAAGCGTAAATACACGAACGATGTGGAAATACTAGCCCAACAATACTACAACAGCCTAGGTATTATTTCGCCTAGACCTATGTTTGTTGGCGATCGCCTCTGGATATTCAACTATCCAAACAGGCTACAGCCTACCCAACAGCAACAGTGGGCGAAATCGCTCAACACAATAGCAAACGTACAACAGAATCCAATTATAGATAGAACGATGTTTAGAAATATACCGAAGCCGGATATGCCATTTCTATTGCCACCTCAGTATCCTAACGACCGcgtgtttttaaatatggaacgaaATGTCAGTTTGACGGGAAACGTCAAAGTTCCCGCGCAAAATCGCCTCGTCTCCGTTCCGAGGGAGGTCTACAGCAATATGGCGACCGCTCAAAGGAGTTTAgatatgtacaaaaataatatattaaaccacAGTCCGAATCAGGATTCCAGCGTCGATCATTTAAGACGTTTGGAGGAAAATTTTAGCATTTAG
- the LOC124540980 gene encoding chorion class CB protein PC404-like: MSCKAVAVVCALALIQSISAQAIGVYNGFGLGAPYGAYGIGPCAEAAFVAPCGAGFGPGFGPAALSASNGGGLVVTSASPIAPIGVSMVSENAYEGPLAVAGAIPFLGAVALEGALPTAGAGAVTYGCGNGEVAIVTEDLAGPYGYNGLLGSYGYDGIVGPYGYNGLAGAYGFDGVVGPYGYDGLYGPYDGLTTYGQCLGPAGPFPNGYGVGYGPGIGIGPGIAPGFVGPAGLAPGYPGIAPALEVPLAVGGYGGSGVGDVAVAGEMPVVGTTMVAGQVPILGSVRFAGDLPAVGTVSIAGSCGCGCGSPGYYYP; this comes from the exons ATGTCCTGCAAAGCCGTTGCCGTCGTCTGCGCGCTGGCGCTCATCCAG TCTATCAGCGCCCAAGCCATCGGAGTTTACAATGGCTTTGGTTTGGGTGCTCCCTACGGTGCATACGGTATTGGACCCTGTGCTGAAGCCGCTTTCGTTGCTCCCTGCGGTGCAGGTTTCGGTCCAGGTTTCGGTCCGGCAGCTCTCTCTGCTTCGAATGGTGGTGGCCTCGTCGTCACTAGCGCTTCGCCCATCGCCCCCATAGGCGTTTCCATGGTGTCTGAGAACGCTTACGAAGGTCCTCTAGCTGTTGCTGGCGCTATTCCGTTCTTAGGAGCTGTGGCCTTAGAAGGCGCTCTGCCAACCGCTGGTGCTGGTGCCGTTACTTACGGCTGCGGAAATGGTGAAGTTGCCATTGTAACCGAGGACTTA GCTGGACCCTACGGTTACAATGGTCTTTTGGGATCCTACGGCTATGATGGGATCGTTGGACCCTACGGTTACAACGGTCTCGCTGGTGCCTACGGTTTTGACGGCGTCGTCGGACCCTACGGGTACGATGGTCTTTATGGACCCTACGATGGTCTC ACTACCTATGGACAATGCCTTGGACCTGCTGGACCATTCCCTAATGGTTATGGTGTAGGATATGGACCTGGAATCGGCATTGGACCTGGTATCGCACCAGGTTTCGTAGGACCAGCTGGCCTCGCTCCTGGTTATCCAGGAATCGCTCCAGCACTTGAAGTGCCTTTAGCTGTTGGTGGTTATGGCGGCTCTGGTGTTGGTGACGTTGCCGTTGCTGGTGAAATGCCAGTCGTTGGTACCACAATGGTTGCTGGACAAGTGCCGATCCTCGGTTCTGTGCGGTTCGCTGGTGACCTACCAGCTGTCGGTACTGTTAGCATTGCAGGTAGTTGCGGCTGTGGATGTGGATCACCAGGATATTACTACCCATAA